One Tetrapisispora phaffii CBS 4417 chromosome 3, complete genome DNA segment encodes these proteins:
- the EMC5 gene encoding Emc5p (similar to Saccharomyces cerevisiae KRE27 (YIL027C); ancestral locus Anc_7.200) has product MGSLSKGLIVVSLLQLFHAGFSSSEFQQLLKTQQLHKYLNEAGLPLDIKLEVFMGLIIFVIGIFLSFEKLQFQPIELTRPTVITGEYLSDIRYRKATNVENLTGSNLEGQIIYTSNLTDVHQKRKECRDWMNENTAK; this is encoded by the coding sequence ATGGGAAGTTTATCAAAAGGTTTAATCGTTGTTTCTTTACTACAACTTTTCCATGCTGGATTTTCTAGCTCCGAATTTCAACAACTACTGAAAACACAACAACTTCATAAATATCTAAATGAAGCAGGCTTACCGTTAGATATTAAATTGGAAGTATTCATGGgattgataatatttgttatagggatatttttatcatttgaaaagCTTCAATTCCAACCAATTGAATTAACAAGACCAACAGTGATTACAGGTGAATATTTATCTGATATACGTTATAGAAAGGCCACTAATGTTGAGAATTTAACAGGGTCAAATCTAGAGGGTCAAATCATATATACATCCAACTTGACTGACGTACACcaaaagagaaaagaaTGTAGAGATTGGATGAATGAAAATACAGCTAAATAA
- the IRR1 gene encoding cohesin subunit IRR1 (similar to Saccharomyces cerevisiae IRR1 (YIL026C); ancestral locus Anc_7.201), which yields MSTLRRSTRTRSKPSTITDLGSDDDSSNESGVLSTVQQDDRTVMTDLSDEESSSDVDNNDDDDYEDPSTAKKSKKRKAPVRTKTSRSNIRPVKKAKKQAETNLTVNKPPSNTGTRKEQEEYLEVIKDFEPTELFDILANDENVSIEEIIRNYLDGYIENRATFIAEFINFLLCCCGAVVRVEEHDVSNNETANETISELQMMFQQQKIHEAFLLVSKNNKRRSKYKPLYQNFVEFMSKLIQIANDMQLLFTESEDSDSEIGPNQFVIDLLTWLSSLSVSKIRCLRQIATSCLYLLQDSLTEYIVEIEKNYLSKLTKQLTQEKKRKRPSEKTIERLEESVTELQANQQVIEGVIDNIIKLCFLHRFKDVDENIRGESVLHLSVWINNYPEFFLKVTYLKYFGWLLSDSSVYVRQQVLKTLPQLIASQNNKTNSNSSIRQFFERFKEKILSIALHDVDLEVRLYSINVFVEVSSLGYLEDLEILQISSLIYYDEEVKVQSHAKSSRFLAAVAKFFGRVLIEKNSEFSSNYVLEDEIFGLNSESLVKAGNLVGLLNKSLSYHFQNNENPSSKLKLKKLFQAAEFLHPYFGTLIEDICKLLTYKDDISYDFLNIEDEEEDTIIKKEFILPVDTKSIVLYSTTLNGLCHGVSVQQGQAKFRVAEEVLPFFETLLSQLPIHIADILIPLLSIFNLFKFEEWIHSGCEKNMSNILSKVMRTFNEMDISLKHDDLVTKWFAKTFELVKEMDITNLNDILINEVSSLMLHLQKFLTDKLDPSDYDSDFNELTTILYETYLNKLVLLGRSYSIELDSDFLKLFMENFISRLPIIFEYLNQETISVINFKFLTQFVTWNLQTWTDTIKNSLSTSHNTVGVPKDKIMMIASIIERLNTILVSSGHTRSGEIEESVKKFLLHWNICNALADIVSTLKVFEYSLPDNLKLWKEAFEDNFPYFLQEGASKCFTDVYIFLESITAKSLDIYIDRLAGEDININEVSLENVISLPESEFLLFTIKLKGLIKLKLISNQVEERLQINKEKFGSLYEKIVDNSIFERDQQNDIIHEENATHQTKATLVSSSSAGDEFDPIENPTQEEEVANAIVTNTNDDDIADDVDDISMMDNDHIETSEI from the coding sequence ATGTCGACCTTACGTAGATCTACAAGGACCAGATCTAAGCCAAGTACCATAACTGATTTAGGGAGTGACGATGATTCTTCAAATGAATCGGGTGTTTTAAGTACAGTTCAACAGGATGATAGAACAGTGATGACAGATCTATCTGATGAAGAATCTAGCTCAGATGTAGATAacaatgatgatgatgattatGAAGATCCATCAACTGCTAAAAAAAGTAAGAAAAGAAAGGCACCTGTAAGGACTAAAACTTCTCGTTCAAACATTAGACCTGTCAAGAAAGCTAAAAAACAAGCAGAAACAAACTTAACTGTCAATAAACCTCCTTCTAATACAGGGACAAGAAAGGAACAAGAGGAGTATTTAGAAgttattaaagattttgaaCCAACcgaattatttgatattttggctaatgatgaaaatgtaTCAATCGAAGAGATTATAAGAAACTATTTGGATGGTTACATAGAGAACAGAGCTACATTTATCGCagaatttataaattttcttttatgtTGTTGTGGTGCTGTAGTTCGTGTTGAAGAACACGATGTCAGTAATAATGAAACTGCGAACGAAACAATTTCTGAATTACAAATGATGTTTCAACAGCAAAAAATTCATGAAGCATTCTTATTAGTAtccaaaaataataaaagaagatCAAAATATAAGCCCTTGTATCAAAACTTCGTTGAATTTATGTCtaaattaattcaaatagcAAATGATATGCAATTACTATTTACAGAGTCTGAAGATAGTGATTCTGAAATTGGACCTAATCAGTTTGTTATTGATCTATTAACTTGGTTATCATCATTAAGTGTATCGAAAATAAGATGTTTAAGACAAATCGCTACATCCTGtctatatttattacaGGACTCATTGACAGAATACATTGTAGAGattgaaaagaattatCTTTCTAAACTGACAAAGCAGTTGACTCaagagaagaaaagaaaaagacCAAGTGagaaaacaattgaaagaCTAGAAGAGAGTGTAACTGAATTACAGGCTAATCAACAGGTTATTGAAGGGGTgattgataatataattaaattgtGTTTTTTGCATAGATTCAAGGAtgttgatgaaaatattagagGTGAATCCGTGTTGCACCTTTCTGTCTGgataaataattatccagaattttttttgaaggttacatatttaaaatattttggttGGTTATTAAGTGATTCTTCGGTTTACGTTAGACAACAGGTGTTGAAAACTTTACCACAATTGATAGCAtctcaaaataataaaacaaatagTAATTCTTCTATTAGACAATTCTTTGAAAGATTTAAGGAAAAAATTCTAAGTATTGCATTGCATGACGTTGATTTAGAAGTAAGactttattcaattaatgTCTTTGTAGAGGTAAGTTCGTTGGGGTATCTAGAGGATTTagaaattttacaaatttcTAGTCTTATATATTACGATGAGGAAGTTAAAGTTCAATCACACGCTAAAAGTTCCAGATTTTTAGCTGCTGTAGCAAAGTTTTTTGGTAGAGTTTTAATAGAAAAGAATAGCGAATTCTCAAGCAATTATGTTcttgaagatgaaattttTGGACTGAACTCAGAGTCATTAGTGAAAGCTGGAAATTTAGTTggattattaaataaatcacTATCATACcatttccaaaataatgagaatccttcttcaaaattaaaattgaaaaagttaTTCCAAGCTGCTGAATTTCTGCACCCATATTTTGGTACATTAATTGAAGATATCTGTAAATTACTGACATATAAAGATGACATTTCTTATgatttcttgaatattgaagatgaagaagaggataccataataaaaaaggaatttattttaccGGTTGATACCAAgtcaattgttttatattcaaCAACGTTAAACGGATTATGCCATGGTGTTTCTGTACAACAGGGCCAAGCAAAATTTAGAGTTGCAGAAGAAGTATTACctttttttgaaactttgTTATCTCAATTACCAATACATATTGCAGATATTCTGATTCCTTTGCTatctatatttaatttattcaaatttgaagaatggATACATAGTGGATGTGAGAAGAATATGTCAAATATTCTATCTAAGGTAATGAGAACTTTTAATGAGATGGATATCTCTTTGAAACACGATGATTTAGTGACCAAGTGGTTTGCTAAAACATTTGAACTCGTGAAGGAAATGGATataacaaatttaaatgatattttgataaatgaAGTCTCAAGCCTAATGCTGCATTTGCAAAAATTTCTAACAGATAAACTTGATCCATCAGATTATGATTctgattttaatgaattaacAACCATTTTGTATgaaacatatttaaataagttAGTTCTTCTAGGGAGAAGCTATTCTATTGAACTTGATTCTGACttcttaaaattatttatggAAAATTTCATATCAAGGCTCccaattatatttgaatatttgaatcaaGAAACCATTTCCGTTATCAATTTCAAGTTTTTAACCCAATTTGTTACTTGGAATTTACAAACTTGGACAGATACCATTAAGAATTCATTATCTACTTCCCATAATACAGTTGGTGTACCAAAAGATAAAATCATGATGATCGCATCGATAATAGAAAGATTAAATACTATTTTAGTATCATCTGGACATACTAGAAGTGgtgaaattgaagaatctGTGAAGAAATTCTTATTGCACTGGAATATTTGTAATGCCTTGGCAGATATTGTTTCAACTTTAaaagtttttgaatatagTTTACCAGACAATTTGAAACTTTGGAAAGAAGCCtttgaagataattttCCATATTTCTTACAAGAAGGTGCAAGTAAATGCTTTACTgatgtgtatatatttttggaaaGTATTACAGCTAAATCCCtcgatatatatattgatagGTTGGCTGGAGAAGATATCAATATAAATGAAGTTTCACTAGAAAATGTTATTTCACTTCCTGAAAGTGAATTTTTACTATTcacaattaaattaaagggtttaataaaattgaaattgatttcGAATCAAGTTGAAGAAAGGTTgcaaataaataaagaaaaattcgGCTCTCTATATGAAAAGATCGTTGATAATTCTATATTTGAAAGAGACCAacaaaatgatattattcatGAGGAAAATGCAACTCATCAAACAAAGGCAACTCTAgtatcttcttcatctgcGGGAGATGAATTTGATCCAATCGAAAATCCAActcaagaagaagaagtcGCAAATGCTATTGTAACGAATactaatgatgatgatattgcAGATGATGTCGATGATATCTCCATGATGGATAATGATCATATTGAAACTTCTGAAATATAA
- the SSM4 gene encoding E3 ubiquitin-protein ligase SSM4 (similar to Saccharomyces cerevisiae SSM4 (YIL030C); ancestral locus Anc_7.198) — translation MNTDQPIFMRSEKSIDTDSFSKKKATDDYNTIPHEATCRICKDEGSFENPLFHPCKCKGSIKYIHESCLKEWVASKSVNINIPGATINCDICHHPMQFKTIYADNMPEKIPILLLLKRSLMLFLQQIKISVLMAFGVLLFIVGLPLSWNFFGKLLTFLLDGELPFEGQLWHSLLIGYVNYEEFPEKITLTNFHDYLFQILKSIKFSALQIVLVMIIHIALYFQYDMIVRENVFSKMVFHKIGPQYSKDELFKKQLKERFPLMDDETIEHAVQLMRLRNDREEQEKIRQGNEAAQAEIDEENRMNNNNDRDNFQRDEQENDDDNDDELDSDYVDDGEEINSDVHSSDTDISDENDEVNEADEVNDIDEFMGYEEPFHERLMNRRAQHRFNNLLDEHLERRNNRVENEDDVFVVERPEEVRQAQGEANLDDESNIPAPHNNHDNNNNNNNNGIVPPVVELPQPQDAPVVIDINEEDNLNAPLLINIKFNIYNILVYFVIGFVTTFAYLGVSYFIPSVVGFILIRLYLAIAHILILGATSLMNVCKVPAFHEYLLTNFSYFNILNEWISIKLLQVYYQYYHGFRTGSMPHSVIVRSIPALTTYLTVICITCALPNIISRGYSTENGMKNSTKRLLFQIFFAIKCTFKVFTLFFIEIVGFPISAGLMLDISLLCPLFGQQDTWVVVPKLIRYWQILLLFVYWCVGTLYMYWFAKYIGMIRHHIIRPGVLFFIRSPDDPNIKILHDSLIHPMSIQLSRLCLSIFIYALFIIVGFGFHERFLFPLVLNSRLISARSDLTDHPMEVALIIIFSLLAKRIVESKIAVKHYVRKYWEKVFEISSSKLRLTSFIIGKDAPTERGYIVYRNIFYKIFMSGKAKWSNPDLFSNPKTLQQAQTLFMENKTIHAYFVPDGSLIRVPSSDIISRNYVQTLFVPVTKNDKLIMPLDLNRIVERNKKNAGEFGYLDEQSTEFDEYTIVYVPPNFTSRYITLIFMLWIFASILLIMSAVTSELALYIILKLAILPFSKLSFMKNSYIIEFLNYHFIWDYSELNLMYVTIGAIILSVLVDKYYLYDLYKTKLQEHIIPIENEEDDVARQNEVNQQLANDIEFNFFDFSETINAVIESFLFKYLAFSCFTLVTAAIEYKSIEFIYKQLIINGFNYLLINQPNLVYSLFGRFMEIKHISDDSIQNNVYLLYAMRTHSAIITGRGIRLFLLVKDRPFRSMMSALFSELKANLGITIHCTIPIILLWLNVSTVEYYLHPENYASFTAVFMFLWHLRLSPNISSEWTVIQHACFIVPILIILFYTIWKTISHSRKWLGTAVQNVKDEIYARGRLLENFDQN, via the coding sequence aTGAATACCGATCAACCGATTTTTATGAGATCAGAGAAATCTATCGATACTGATAGTTTTAGTAAAAAAAAAGCCACTGACGATTATAATACAATTCCACATGAAGCTACTTGTCGTATTTGTAAAGATGAAGGTTCATTTGAAAATCCATTATTTCATCCATGCAAATGTAAAGgttcaattaaatatattcatgaATCTTGTTTAAAAGAATGGGTAGCTTCAAAAAGTGTAAATATTAACATTCCTGGTGCTACAATAAATTGTGATATTTGTCATCATCCAATGcaatttaaaacaatttatGCCGACAATATGCCAGAAAAAATTCCaatacttttattattgaaaagaagCCTTATGTTGTTTTTAcaacaaattaaaatatctgtTTTGATGGCATTTggtgttttattatttattgttggTTTACCATTATCATGGAACTTTTTTGGTAAACTAttaacttttttattagatgGTGAATTGCCATTTGAAGGTCAATTGTGgcattcattattaatcGGTTATGTTAATTATGAAGAATTTCCTGAAAAGATAACCTTAACTAATTTTCATGattatttgtttcaaatattgaaaagtattaaattttcagCTTTACAAATTGTATTAGTTATGATAATTCATAttgcattatattttcagtATGATATGATAGTAAGAGAAAATGTATTTAGTAAAATGGTTTTCCATAAAATTGGACCacaatattcaaaagatgaattatttaaaaaacaaCTGAAAGAAAGATTCCCATTAATGGATGATGAAACCATTGAACATGCTGTGCAATTGATGAGGTTAAGAAATGATAGagaagaacaagaaaaaattagacAAGGCAATGAAGCAGCACAGGCTGAAATTGATGAGGAGAATAGAATgaacaacaataatgatAGAGATAATTTCCAACGAGATGAACAGGAAAacgatgatgataatgacGATGAGTTGGATTCAGATTATGTAGATGATGGCgaagaaataaattcagATGTGCATTCTTCTGACACTGATATCagtgatgaaaatgatgagGTTAACGAAGCTGACGAAGTCAATGACATCGATGAGTTTATGGGTTATGAGGAACCGTTTCATGAGAGATTAATGAACCGTCGTGCCCAACATAGATTTAATAACCTACTAGATGAACATCTTGAACGTAGGAATAACAGAGTTGAAAATGAGGATGATGTTTTTGTGGTGGAAAGACCAGAAGAAGTACGTCAAGCACAAGGGGAAGCAAACTTAGATGATGAATCAAACATTCCTGCTCCACATAATAATCAtgataataacaataacaataacaataatggTATAGTTCCACCTGTTGTCGAACTACCACAACCACAGGATGCTCCTGTTGTAATTGATATAAATGAAGAGgataatttaaatgctCCATTGCTAAtaaacattaaatttaatatatataatattttagtttattttgttattgGCTTTGTTACAACTTTTGCATATCTAGGGGTTTCTTATTTCATTCCTTCAGTTGTTGGATTCATTTTAATAAGATTGTATTTAGCAATTGCTCACATTTTAATTCTAGGTGCTACCAGTTTAATGAACGTTTGTAAAGTACCAGCCTTCCATGAGTATCtattaacaaatttttcttatttcaACATTTTGAATGAATGGATTAGCATTAAGCTGCTACaagtttattatcaatactATCATGGCTTTAGAACTGGAAGCATGCCTCACTCAGTAATTGTTCGTTCCATTCCAGCGTTAACAACTTACTTGACTGTTATTTGTATTACATGCGCGCTTCCTAATATTATTTCCAGAGGCTACAGTACCGAAAATGGTATGAAAAATTCGACAAAACGTTTGCTattccaaatattttttgcaaTTAAGTGTACTTTCAAAGTATTTACCTTATTTTTCATCGAGATTGTCGGTTTCCCAATTTCTGCTGGTTTAATGTTAGATATATCATTGCTCTGTCCGTTATTTGGACAACAAGATACATGGGTCGTAGTACCAAAATTGATTCGTTATTGgcaaatattattattatttgtttattggTGTGTCGGTacattatatatgtattgGTTCGCTAAATATATTGGCATGATTCGCCATCATATCATTAGACCTGGcgttttattttttataagaTCCCCTGATGatccaaatattaaaatattacatGACTCACTGATTCATCCAATGTCTATCCAACTTTCAAGATTATGCTTatccatatttatttatgcattattcattattgttGGGTTTGGTTTCCATGAAAGATTTTTGTTTCCATTAGTGTTAAATTCTAGACTAATTAGTGCTAGAAGCGACTTAACTGATCACCCTATGGAAGTAGcacttattattatattctcTTTGCTAGCTAAGAGAATAGTCGAATCGAAGATCGCCGTTAAGCATTATGTTAGAAAATATTGGGAAAAGGTATTCGAAATTAGTTCCTCCAAATTACGCTTAACTTCTTTCATTATTGGAAAAGACGCACCAACAGAAAGAGGCTATATTGTTTATagaaatatcttttataaGATATTTATGTCAGGAAAGGCCAAGTGGTCGAACCCTGACTTATTTAGCAATCCAAAAACATTGCAACAAGCTCAAACATTATTTAtggaaaataaaactatCCATGCTTACTTTGTTCCTGATGGTTCATTAATTCGTGTTCCATCTTctgatattatttctaGAAATTATGTTCAAACCCTTTTTGTTCCAGTAactaaaaatgataaattaataatgcCATTGGATTTGAATAGAATAGTCGAaagaaacaagaaaaatGCTGGAGAATTTGGCTACCTTGACGAGCAATCAActgaatttgatgaataCACAATTGTTTACGTTCCACCGAATTTTACATCAAGATACATAACTTTGATTTTCATGTTATGGATTTTTgcatcaattttattaatcatGTCAGCTGTTACAAGTGAGCTAGCATTATATATCATTCTGAAATTGGCTATTCTACCTTTTTCGAAGTTATCATTTATGAAGAAcagttatattattgagttcttgaattatcattttatCTGGGATTATTctgaattaaatttgatgtaTGTAACAATCGGTGCAATAATTCTGTCAGTTCTCGTGGataaatattatctttaCGATCTTTACAAAACTAAACTGCAGGAACATATAATTCCAATAGAAAATGAAGAGGATGATGTTGCCAGACAGAACGAGGTAAATCAACAACTGGCAAATGACATTgaatttaacttttttgaCTTTAGTGAAACAATCAATGCTGTAATCGAAtcctttttatttaaatatttagcATTTTCATGCTTTACTCTGGTTACCGCTGctattgaatataaatctATAGAATTCATTTACAAGCAGTTGATTATAAATGGGTTTAACTATTTGCTTATCAATCAACCTAATTTGGTTTATTCACTATTTGGTAGATTTATGGAAATTAAACACATATCAGATGATTCCATCCAAAATAATGTATATTTGCTATATGCAATGAGAACTCATTCAGCTATCATCACCGGGAGAGGTATCAGATTATTCCTCTTAGTCAAAGATAGACCATTTAGGTCGATGATGTCAGCTTTATTTAGTGAATTGAAGGCAAACTTAGGTATTACCATTCATTGCACTAttccaataattttgttgTGGCTTAATGTCAGTACCgttgaatattatttgcatCCTGAAAACTATGCCTCTTTTACTGCAGTCTTCATGTTTTTATGGCATTTGAGACTATCTCCAAACATCTCTTCTGAATGGACAGTGATACAGCATGCATGCTTTATTGTTcctattttaataattcttttttacACTATTTGGAAAACAATTTCTCACTCGCGTAAGTGGCTTGGAACAGCCGTACAGAACGTTAAAGATGAAATATACGCAAGAGGAAGATTATTAGAAAACTTTGATCAGAATTAG
- the ATG45 gene encoding Atg45p (similar to Saccharomyces cerevisiae YIL024C; ancestral locus Anc_7.202) yields MITIVDSKFIEFAIPHPLIEKEINFTIEDIIITGDFDNWTAKDYHLRLDDKGYYRVRIPVAESKKDTIFKFQINGYIWTTFEFFNITHDFEGHTNNIIQCGDCKNLDKNGKLTRTRLNDSIRFNEVTDYMAITNSANYNKNISNGLETSENSDAYINISSTSELSSIEDINLDFQEYDEENIDSTLVLDNNIPPSNINVFPNNYETLYFNTENKFNFDMITKRVRTLFK; encoded by the coding sequence ATGATCACCATTGTGGATTCGAAGTTTATTGAATTTGCTATCCCTCATCCACTGATCGAAAAGGAAATTAACTTTACTATAGAAGACATAATAATTACCGGTGATTTTGACAACTGGACAGCGAAGGATTATCATCTAAGGCTAGACGACAAAGGTTATTACAGAGTTCGCATTCCTGTTGCTGaatcaaaaaaagataccatctttaaatttcaaataaacgGATATATTTGGACAACATTTGAgttctttaatattactCATGATTTCGAGGGTCacacaaataatataatacaatGTGGTGACTGTAAAAACCTAGATAAAAATGGTAAGTTGACGCGTACAAGACTAAACGACTCCATTCGATTTAATGAAGTAACAGACTATATGGCAATCACCAATTCAGctaattataataaaaatattagcAACGGATTAGAAACGTCTGAGAACTCGGATGcatatatcaatatttcttcaactAGTGAATTGAGTAGTATCGAGGATATAAATTTGGATTTTCAAGAatatgatgaagaaaatattgacaGTACTTTAGTTTTGGACAATAACATTCCACCTTCAAATATAAACGTCTTTCCAAATAACTATGAGACgttatattttaataccgaaaataaatttaactttGATATGATAACCAAACGAGTAAgaacattatttaaatga
- the CDC26 gene encoding anaphase promoting complex subunit CDC26 (similar to Saccharomyces cerevisiae CDC26 (YFR036W); ancestral locus Anc_7.199), with protein MLRKAATTLQLEEHDVTELIAELEEEKLQVQLQSQRKNLLRTSTENNYNGLADSSINSINQEVQTSQLRNGEMSNQTASLFQTSPIDNTKHYPSIPERSVDTKNSNNNQNHNNEYNPFYNQRNE; from the coding sequence ATGTTAAGAAAAGCTGCAACAACTTTGCAACTAGAGGAACACGACGTCACTGAGCTGATAGCAGAACtggaagaagaaaaattacaaGTGCAATTACAATCGCAAAGGAAGAACTTGCTACGAACTTCAacagaaaataattataatggTTTAGCCGACTCATCTATTAACTCGATTAATCAAGAAGTACAAACTTCACAACTAAGGAATGGGGAAATGTCAAATCAAACTGCATCTTTATTCCAGACAAGTCCTATAGATAACACAAAACATTACCCTTCTATACCTGAAAGATCAGTAGATactaaaaattcaaataataatcaaaatcatAATAACGAATATAATCCATTCTATAATCAACGAAATGAGTAA